From the Pseudorasbora parva isolate DD20220531a chromosome 2, ASM2467924v1, whole genome shotgun sequence genome, the window CTTTTTACTGTGGTTGTGATAGTAGGCTAAATTTTTAAACTAAAATTGTGATGCTTGaggtgttttgtatttatggattttattataagCTATTATGTTAATTTGAGAGGCTAAAGCGTTGGGTTAACTTACTGTCGGCTGCTGGCCATTTAAAgttaactaaataaataaacgtaACTAAAtttaactactttgacattaaaaacaaacctGAACTATTTTGATGGCTGCAACagtgatacaaaaaaaaaaagacactgGCTCCAGTAAGTTGATGGACACGGCACTGGCTAGGGCCTtgatttgaggcccgtgcagggtTCTAATTGGGACCTTCAGTGCTGCAGAATTTTTTCTGTACCCTTCTTTGGATCTGTGCCTTTATTCAATCCTGTCtctgaggtctacagacaattccttggacttcatggattggtttgtgctctgacatgcactgttaactgtgagTCCTTATATAGACCGGtctgtgcctttccaaatcatgttcAATCAaatgaatttaccacaggtaaactccaatcaagttgtaaaaaaacatttcaaggATGATCATTGGAAATAGGATCCACCTGAGCttaattttgagtgtcatggcaaaggttGTGAATAATTATGtacgttttttatttttttataaaaaattaaacatttgcaaatatttcaaacaaaatACTTTCAGGTTGCCATAAtgaggtattgtttgtagaatttagGGAAAAAGTTTTTGGAttaattttggaataaggctgtaacataaaatgtgaaaaatgtgAAGCATTGTGactactttccggatgcactgtatttAGTGAAATGGTTATTGGGCTCATTCTTCATATGCATGTAAATGGTTATGGTTGATTTGATCAtggcatgttttatttatagtGTCTTTGAGAGTTACCTTTTATTAAATCTGTATTGTGTGGATTTTTCCCCTCTCATTCCTCATAATCATGTGTTGTAATGAATAACCAAATTTTAACTGCAAAGTTTTATTTCCTTCCTGTCTTTGATAAATAGTTCCCAATGTCGATTCGTTACCAGGGAGAAGTCGTCCAAACTTGAAGAGTTTACCAATGACTTTGCCAAAGAGCTTTTGGAATACAGAAAGATCCAGAAGGAGAGAAGGCGATCCTACTCTAGGTTAGGAAAAACACAGGTCCTGCCAGCTGTCATTTTTGATAGGAAATGTTTTACATCATCTAAATTGTCCTAAATTACCTTTCTTTTTCAGATCAAAATCTCCATATAGGGGTTCCTCCTACAGTGGCTCGTCATATTCCTATTCAAAATCTCGTTCTCGATCCAGATCACCACGCTCCTACTCTCGATCACCATCCCGATCTCGGTCAAGATCACGCTCTCGTTCCCGATCACGCTCCTACTCTCGCTCTCCATACTCCCGCAGGGGCCGAGGTCGAAGCCGTAGCTATCGATCCAGGTCACGCACTCCTACATACCATCGCTCCCACAGTAGATCTCCATCGTATAGGGCTCGGGAGATGAGTGGAATGGGTAGTGGAATCTATCGTTCCCGCTCCAGATCCCCAATGTATAGAAATCACAGTCCCAGCAAGAAACTTCCACCCCCTTCTCAAATGGAGGGTGAGCGCAAATACACCGGGAGGTACAGAGAGCTCCCTCCTTATGATGCTAAGGCTTATTATGGCAGAAATGTAGACCAGAGTGACCCCTATGAGAGAGAGCGATACAGGGAGTGGGAAAGAGAGTACAGGGAGTGGTATGACAAATACCTTAAGAGTTATGACAACCCACCAAGCGGTCAAATGAGAGGCCGTGCTCCAGGCAGCAGAGATCCCTATACCCCTGAGCGTTTTGCTCCTCCTCGACCAAGAGAAAACTCCCCCTATGGTAGGGGACGTCGGGAGGATTACCCGCCACCACCTCAAAGCCACGGTGTTCCTCCAAGAGGCAGAGTTGCCATGACATACCAAGAGAAGTGTGCAGAGAAATATGGCCACCTTCATGTCAACACTACGGGACCAGGGAGAGGGCTtaacaaagagtctttgaaaccTATCAAGGACAGAGAACCAAGTGGCAGCACTGCTACAGATTCCAAGTCTTTGAAACATAAGAAACATCGCAAAAAGAAGAGAGATGATGGTGACCTTTTCAGCCACTCTGACTCTATGGATGAATCCAGGAAAGATGATCGTAAAGGGGACTCCATGCTGATGAATTCAAGCCGTGATGATGCCACACCTGTCAGGGATGAGCCCATGGATAGTGCTGCAGTGCCCTACAAGAGTACCCCTGAGAAGGAGAAGAAAGAGAGGACTAAAAGCAAAACTGACAAAGGTAAACGAAGGTCTGAAAGCAGCGGGCAGAAGAAGGAAACTTCAGGAAAGGTGTCAAAACCTGCTAGAGAGAAGGAATCCGATGCACCGCGCGAAAAGGTGGCTCCCACTGAACCAGCCATTAAGAGAGTCAAAGATGAACCATCCCACAAATCTGAAATAAGTAAACCTCAGTCTTCAGAGTCCAAACTCATGCTTCCACGCAAGTTGATGCAGTCTAGGCCCATCAAACACCACCAGGAGCTGAAGcccatcaaagatgagcttaaAAGCAAGAAGGAAGTGGTGAAAGACCTTCCAAAGCAAGACAAAGTATCTGACAAAGATGGGAAGGCCCCCAAAAAAGAGCCAGAGAAACCTGTGAAAACTGAGGAGAGGATGGCGTCTAAGGCAGTTGATACCAAACAGGATAAAAAGAAACGTAGAGATGACAAGCCATCTGCGAAAGACCTTGATGTACCTCCGGTGAAAATCGCAAAACTGGAAGTTGAAGTGGCCAAAAGCTCTCCAAAACCTAAACCTAGACTGGAGAGCGAAAGGCCAGTTGAAAAGGAGAAAGTAGCAATTCCGTCTCTGATGGATATTAAGCCCGAGCCTGTAAGAAAGATAAAAATCAACAGGGAAATTGGCAAGAGAATATCTAGCGTTGATCGGCCGGTTTCAGCTGAGGACTCTTCTCATGCCACAGGAAAGAGCAGGCAGGACAAGTCTAGAGGAAAATTCAAGAGGAAGGTGCATGTTCCTGATGGGTCAGGATCCTTATTGGTTGATTACACCAGGTAAGATAATTAAAATACTAAAGTGTTTGGCGACTCTTCTTTTTATCTGTACCATGAAcatcaatttatttatatttgttttgtttggcaGCACAAGCTCCACAGGAGGAAGCCCCATTAAAAAGCATGAGGAAAAACTTGACCTAAAGAAGACTGTGGTAAAGACCCTGGAGGAATACACTAATGACAGCTCCACCCATGCTGAGGATGAAATTGTCATGATACAAGTGCCCCGTTCCAAATGGGAGAAGGAGGACTATGAATCTGAGGATGATGATTCTAAGGTTGCAAATAGAACCGACAGCATCAACATATCAAGCTCTGCCCCTTTGGGGGAGAACACTGCTGTGAAATCAGCTGACAAGGAGTCTCCCCATGCTGAAAAAGTTCTGTCTGCCTCCAAAGAGGCAGATGTCAAACCTGCCAAGGACCCCACGTCATGTGATAAGGAGAAAGATTCTGACAAGGACAAAGACAGAGAGCGAGAACGGGACCGAGGGAAAGAAAGAGACCGCAGCAGCACTGCAGATCGTGAGATAACTGATAAACGGAAACCTAGTGTACCTAATCAGGAGAGAGAGCGTGCACAGGAGAAAGGCAGTGACCAATGCAGTGAACGGAGCTCTTCTTCCCAGTTATCGAGAGACAGGCAAGCTGACAGGCCTGAACCACCCTCTAGAAAGCCAGTAGGCAGAGAGACAACTACAGGCCCTTCCAGTAGGAAACCTGAGCATAGAGATGATGCAAGAGACCACATAGGCTCCAGATCAAAAGACGACAGAAGTCCAATCAGGAGGAGGGTATCTCCCTCTAGGGTAAAGGACTTGCACACGGACTCTGGGAGAAAAACACTTGAACCACCACCGGAGTCTAAAAGGAGTCCAAGTCCTAGTAGGAATAAGAGACCATCATCGCAAAATGCCTCAGAGCCAAAACGAACCGGCCCAGAGGATCACAAAGGAGATTGGTCGGGCAGTAAGGAGAGCCAGGGTTCTAGGCATTCTGATGTGCGTCCTGTAAAGGACCGTGAGCACAGGACTCCTCATAGAGCTTTGACTCCAGAGCCTAGGTCTGATGCAGAGAAAGGTGGCGTACATGGTGACCACACTAAAATCCCATCAGCACGCTCCACAAGACTGTCATCAGATTTGGCACGGGAAACTGACGAGGCTGCGTTTGTTCCTGACTACAGCGAAAGTGATAGCGAGACCTCGGACACTGAAAACAAAATGGAGCAGAGAGGACGAGAGCGGGACAGCAGTGGCAGCCAGAGTCCAACCCCCTCTGGAAGCCATGGACACAGCAGCAGCCCCAGCTCTCCTGGCAGTCAGGACagtaaaaagaagaaaaaggaaaaaaaggagaAGAAGGAAAAGAAGAAACACAAGAagcacaaaaaacacaaaaagcataAGAAACATACAAGTAATGAGTCTGAGTCAGAGCTCAAAGGACAGAaacacaaacataagaaaaaaaagtccaaaAAGAGCAAGGACAAAGACAAAGATGACAAGGAGAAAGATGAAAGCGAAAGAGATGAACACAAGGCAAAAGTATCTGCTTAATTAATTTATAGGTTTAAACATTGATTTAATTTACCAATCTTTAAGAAgcattgaaaaaatatttagttctGCAGAAAGGTTAAAGTAGCCTACTGGTTCAGCTttcattctgtttttttttttcattggttAACAACATGCTTTTTTGTGTCTGACCATGCTAACCTCTCCTACCAATGCAAGAGAATAGCTACTTGAATGATAAATGTTATTTGGGTTCTGAATTTTCTATAATATTTTGGTTCTCATTTAAAATAGTTGCAGATTCTCATTACATCATGGTTTTGCATTAAGGCCATTGTAGAGGAAGCACTTTAGAAATGTGAATGTGATTTGCAGATTTGCAAAATTTGCAGAGTTGCAAAAGCCCTTTTGTACCTCATCTCTTGTATGTTTAATTTGGAGAGAAACATATCATTATAACAGTATGATAATATTGTTACAGAGGTAACTGGTGAGTGGTGTCCAGGCATTGGGGCACATTGATTTACAAATTGTATGTTTTTGCACTGTGAATATTTCCTCTACtctcattttattttacttcaCCTTCACAAGAGTAATTTAAATTATCTGCTGAAATGGAATTGTAAATGTTTTGAGGGTAATAAATTTTTTTCAGCAAATATAAAAGGACTTTCATCTTGTTTATTTTCCTGCTTTGGTAATATTTCGACTAACCAATGTAGACTCTTTctagttgtttttttaaatggagtTAATTGGTAACACTTCATTTTACATTGTCGCTTGTAAATTATGCATGCAACTAGCCCTAGACCAAACCTTATTCAAACCTCTATAGTAAGTATATGTTGTTGTTAATTAATACATATAATTATACCATAACAAGGACACTTAAAAATGAAGTGTAACAGTAATTTTGTGTGTTGTATTACCAACGATTGCATATTTGGGGATTTAAGCTTCTCAAAGAAGTTACACCCAATAGGATATGTCCATATCCTATTAAATGTGGTTATTCTTACAGCAGACATTTAAAATAGTCTTTATGGCAATACTTTTGAAACTCTTTTTAAGCTGTTCTTAAGAGCCTTCTTAATGTGAAACACTACATTTTTGCTGTAAACTAAAAACCAGTCTAACAAACGATCAGTTCAAAATTACACTCAGACATCTTTTTCATTTCTTTTCTGTATTAGAAGGAATTGTATATCTCATATTGTTTACAGTTAATCTTTTCTCATGTTTTTTTATGATTAAAGTACTTAAAGTTTGGATAACACAGATAGTCGTATTAAATTTCCACATTGTCAGCTAATTAGTTGCACGTCTCTTATAgatcacttgttgatgctttcaccccgGAATTAGGGACATAAAGTGACCTTCCAGGTCtagagcaggcgccagcttgtcCGGAAAACAAGTCGACTCCTCTCTTAGGATGCCTGTTATGCACCTTCAATGCTAATCTGTAACGTGGAATACTGGCGCacatacacagtctctccaaggttggagttgAAGTGTCAACTGAAAGCAACACAGTTCTCCAAAACATACAGATAAGATGTTCTTCTCTGAGATAAGTACAGGCAATATTTATTCTTTAGTGTTTCCGTAAAAGGAAATagtataaaatgaataaaatataatacaaaagggtaaataattaaaatatatgtaGTATATGTATGCAATATGTAGGATAAATAAAGACTGATTATAAATTTAATAAggatatattttaattttatggaATTttaggtgctggtcatataattagaatattatcaaaaagttgatttatttcactaattccattcaaaaagtgaaacttatatattttattttatttttgatgattaTGAGTGACAACTTtgggaaaatcccaaattcagtatttcagaaaattagaaatcttggccaactgaaaagtatgagcatgtacagcactcaatacttagttggggctccttttgcctgaattactgcagcaatggcAAGGAgtcgatcagcctgtggcactgctgaggtgttatgagagctacattgttgggtctggcatattgCATCTTCCTCatcacaataccccatagattttctatagGTCAGGTGAGTTTGCTGGACCAATTTACAACAGgtataccatggtccttaaaccaggtactggttgctttggcatgGTGTGCAGGTGCTAAGTcttgttggaaaatgaaatctgcatctccataaagtttgtcagcagcaggaagcatgaagtgctctaaaacttacTGGTAAAtgccagcagatgacatggcaccccaaaccatcactgacccTGGAAACTAcgctggacctcaagcaacctctcctctcttcctccagactctgggaaaCTGATTTTCAAAGGAAATGCAAtgtactttcatcagagaacataactttggaccacttaccagtcctttttgtctttagcacAAGCAATACGCTTCtgatgctgtctgttgttcaaaagtggcttgacacaaggaatgcggcagctgaaacccatatcttgcatatgtctgtgtgtagtggttcttgaagcactgactccagctgcagtccactctttgtaaATCACCCCCACATTTtttaatgggttttgtttcacagtcCTCGCCAGGGTGTGATTACCCctatttttacacatttttctaccacatcttttccttcctttcgcctctctattaatgtgcttggacacagagctctgtgaacagccagctgCTTTTGCAATGACCGTTTGtatcttgccctccttgtgcaaggtgtcaatggtcgtcttttggacaactgtcaagtcagcagccTAGACTGACTGACTACATAACTAGACtgagggtgttttcacacttggtccTTTTCAGGGGTCTGAGCGCGGTTTGTGTGATTTTTGGCCCATATGTGAACACTCCTAACCATCtcagacccctttaaaaaaaaacgagcCAAGACCATCTCGAGAGGTGGTCTGGGTACAGTTCGATCTCATTTTATGGTACGGTTcgctaaaaacacacacaaatcactCTGGGCTTACTTGATTTTTTCTGTTCGTGAATTTCTATGTAGTTTGGTCATCAGATGCCTCTGTACAAATTGGCAGTTCATCGCCTGATTCTTGACAAATctcttcaaataattatttcacAACATACACTTGTTTATTGCAATTTCAACCGCTTCCGAACTGAGGCGCGGCTGCACGCCTTGCCAGTTTAAAATGGTGTAACAAGCACCTAAGCTGTCACAGAGCATGAAATAAAAGGAATCctttttccatttatttcaaaataaatgttagtTACAAAGGTGGACGTGTGATAGCTAGTGCAAAAAGttgtaaaatgtgtaaaaagaTACATTACTTAATTCAACAGAATTTGTAGCAATGtcataaagtaataataatctttacaaacaaatatcttGAGTTACTGAGGAACAAACAATGTAAGTGAATGGGATAAAATGTTGAAAACCGTAGGGTCAGCCATCAAACACTGAACTGGACTATATCCAAAGAGCAGCAGTCTGAACACAAAGGGATCTGAGACCACATTCTTACTAAAGTGGACCAGAAAGGATCCGAGTCCTCTTTCAggtacagggacagtgtgacCGTAAAGAGAACTGGGTCCTTTTTCACTTCTTGGTCCACTTAAAGGAATCTGAATCCGGTTCTTTTAAATAGTAACCATGTATGGAAACAccctgagagaccatttaaaggcctttgcaggtgttgtGAGTTAATTCCCTGATTAGAGTATGGtgccaggtgtcttcaatattgaaccttattctaaaaccttatttgcacaatattctaattttctgatatactgaatttgggatttccCTTAGTTGTCAGATATaattatcaaaattaaaagaaataaacatttgaaatacataggtctgtgtgtaatgaatgaatataatatacaagtttaactttttgaatggaattagtgaattAAATCAATtctatcattatatatatatatatatatatatatatatatatatatatatatatatatatatatatatatatatatatatatatatatatatatatatatatatatatatatatatatatatatatatatatatatagccaccTAAACCAGGATAATGGTATAGGCCCCAGATCTATCCCACTAATACCATTATTAATTCCACCAGTGATTAACCAGGCTAAGCAAAGAAACcttcaaacatttaaataaactcTAAAATAGTGAATATGAATATGAAAGAACCATTGTCTTGGCCAACAGAAAATGTTATAAGGACTATTTTACTTTACCATACTTACCATTGTGTTGCATTTCCTCTAACAGCCACTTGAGGACAGCAGACATCTTaagctgcaaaaaaaaataaaaatgatgcaTTCATCCAAAAGGGTTGTAGATCTCTGTGCAGGGATCTTACTGGAATCATGCTGACCCTGCAGGacaaaacagaaagaaaaaaaacacatgaaagagaactcaatgtctttttttcccccaaaacaagctGACACATGGACTCATCTGACCACAGCACACATTCCCGCTGTCTTTTGGATCATCTGAGCTCAGGCCCAGATAATTTGACAGAATATCTGTTGTTAACCTgaattgaatgttttttttttttgtgttttttttttgcatataataAATCCATTGATTTGAAATCCCTTTGACTACTGTACATTTTGACTATATAGACATTAGTAACGTGGCGACTGCATTAATTTCAGATGTATAGAATAACTTTTTCCCTATAGAGGCTTCGTGGgggccattgaaaatacattttggtccaaaaatagcaaaaactacaactttattcagcattgtcttctcttccgcgtttgttttcaaaccttaaataaagattcaaacggtcatgaatcagcagattgatttatggtcacatatggactgctatctagacatggacagtatagtgtgcctacacttagatacactgtcgaactaaatataaaatattttaaactgtgatccgaagatgaacggaggtcttacgggtgtggaacgacattagggtgagtcattaatgacatacatttttgggtgaactaaccttttaagtcAAGCTCCGACCATTTGATCCATAGAGTAAGAGCTGGACTAGGCCAAGTCCACCCATTATGTTCAGAGATTATGTCCATTATGTCTGGATGTCATTTGAGCACCATTtagggtgcttctcaatatgcTTCCTTGTTCCTCCATTCTCCAACCTGTGAAAGGGTATCTGTTCAAAATTAGGAGTGAGGAGCTTCCAGATGAGCTATGAGGATGCACATTTAGAAGTGCTTCTCATTTCTAATTTGTGCATCCTGGTTCACTTTTCTCACTTCCTTTTCTCACCTCTCAGCTCCATTCCTATCTTAGGTTGCAGGGGGAAGGATCATGCAAGGAAAGAAAATGATGAGAGAGGAACTAAAGGAAATCTTATTTGTATATTAAAATATGCTTGATCACTTAAGCGTCACTTCAAAGCAACATGTGGGCAACTGAAGAGATTCAgttcataataaataaaaataaaacaagacacCCTTCTGAAATATGTGAGATGTATGgtttatttaaactgcaaagGTAAAAcgaatttaaataatataaagagGGAGGTGAATTCACGTGTATGGTTTTTCGACAagaagtttaaatgttttgctatAGTGAAGATCTGCAGTGTTTTAGttaacatttgattactttatttaatttccGTAGTAGACTATTTTTTACCTCAGCCTGCTAGGCTACTGTTAGATAGACTTGTGTGAGTTTTGTCCAGGAAAGTCTTTTCCAGCTTGACTTAGCCCTCCTATTATCCTATTCAATAACGTCTGTAAATACATTATATACCCTTTTTTGCTTCAGATTTAATGACTTTTCCTAATTTAATGGGGAAAACCtcataaacattaaaataaccgGCTGATATTTTTGTCTGTACAGTAACGTCTCAATTTGACCCCAGGCTCTTTTAgctgtataaaaataagaaatataaaaATTGTACACACATTTATTCGGGTTGTTTTATTTAGGTCACTAAGGGAGTGCTGACTTTCAGCTGGGCAGGGAGGATAATGAGAAATATAGCCCGGGACAGGCGTGACTTGTAACATTACCTCCCACTCAAGGTAGGTGCGTCCTCGCACTTTAGGGGGTGCCCTAGAAACCACGCGCAGGTGAGGGTGCAGACAGGTACGGGGGTCCCCAGGGCTGAACTAAGGTGGATCAGGAGCCTCGGGCGGCCTTGGCGTATCGGGAGCCTTGTGGGCTCTAGGAGACTTAGAGAGAGCTTGAGGAGCGCTGGAGTGGGCTTTAGGAGACTTGGAGAGAGCTCGAGGAGCGCTGGAGCAGGCTCTGTAGGAGACTTGGAGAGAGCTTGAGGAGAGTTAGAGAGGGCTCGAAGAGACTTGGAGAGAGCTCGAGGAGAGCTAGAGTTGGCTCTAGGAGACTTGGCGAGAGCTCGAGGAGAGCTGGAGCAGGCTCGAGGATAGCAAGAGTTGGCTCTAGGAGACATGGAGAGAGCTCGAGGAGAGCTGGAGTGGACTCTAGGAGACTTGGAGAGCTGGAGTGGGCTCTTGGAGACTTGGAGAGAGCTCAAGGAGAGCTGGAGAGGGCTCGTGGAGACTTGAAGAGAGCTCAAGGAGAGCTGGAGAGGGCTTGTGGAGACTTGGAAAGAGTTTGAGGAGAGCTGGAGAGGGCTCATGGAGACTTGGAGAGAGCTCAAGGAGCGCTGAAGCAGGCTCTATAGGAGACTTGGAGAGAGCTTGAGGAGAGTTAGAGAGGGCTCAAAGAGACTTGGAGAGAGCTCGAGGAGAGCTAGAGTTGGCTCTAGGAGACTTGGCGAGAGCTCGAGGAGAGCTGAAGCAGGCTCGAGGAGAGCTAGAGTTGGCTCTAGGAGACTTGGAAAGAGCTCGAGGAGAGCTGGAGTGGACTCTAGGAGACTTGGAGAGAGCTCGAGGACAGCTGGAGAGGGCTCGTGAAGACTTGAAAGGAGCTCAAGGAGAGCTGAAGAGGGCTCGTGGAGACTTGGAAGGAGCTCAAGGAGGGCTGGAGCGGGCTCGTAGAGGCTTGGAGAGAGCTCGAGAAGAGCTGGAGAGGGCTCGTGGAGGCTTGAGGAGAGCTGGAGAGGGCTCATGGAGGCTTGAGGAGAGCTGGAGAGGGCTCATGGAGGCTTGGAGAGACTTGGAAAGAGCTCAAAGAGAGCTGTAGCGGGCTTTAGGAGAGCTCAAGGAGGGCTGGAGCGGGCTCATAGAGGCTTGGAGAGAGCTCGAAAAGAGCTGGAGAGGGCTCATGGAGGCTTGAGGAGAGCTGGAGAGGGCTCATGGAGGCTTGGAGAGACTTGGAGAGAGCTCAATGAGAGCTGGAGAGGGCTTTTGAAGACTTGGAAGGAGCTTGAGGAGAACTCGAGTGGCTAGATCGCTCCAAAAGTCAATTAGCCACACGTCTTTTACATGTGTGGCGACGGCCACCTTGGACGGAGGTGGGGACTTTGAATGCAGCGGTGGACAGCTTAGATGGTTGATGCTGTGGGATGGCCAGGACAAAACACGCAGACAAAGGGAGGAGTTGATCATTTGGACAAGGTCACAGCCACCTACAGCTGCAGACGCATGACTGCCCGTTGGACTCTTGTCATTTTTTTCAACATCATTGATGTAAGCCCCAACAATGCTTTTGTGTTATGGggtgaaataaaaaattactgGAACAGCTGAAAACTGAGTCGAATGAGAATTTTCCTGGAGCAGCTTGGTTACGAGCTAGTGAAACCTCACATTGAGAGAAGAAGGTGCCTTCCAAGAGCAATGGCTGCTGCAACTGTTGTAAAGGACATTCAAATGAAGATCCACACTCCATTGGTTCAAACTGCAGGCTGGAAACGTGGCATGTGCCAGGTCTGTCCCAACAGAAATGACACCAAGCCCAGCATCACTTGTgtgaaatgcaaaaaaatacatCTGCAAGGAACACGCACATCATTTTTCTGCACATCATGTGCAAAGTAGTGCAGACAAAAGGCTGAAATGTATCTTATAGTGAGCTGTATGTAAAAACAATATGCTGTTGATATTCTGTCTATGCTGGTTGTATTCTGTCTAACTCATATTTGCATAAAGCACTTATAGTCTCATAAAAATTCCTGACACAATgctcacattttctttttatagGAGGTTTTGTGtatcttctttctttctttctttctttctttctttctttctttctttctttctttctttctttctttctttctttctttctttctttctttctttctttctttctggtGGTAATGATTTTctgttttagaaataaaatcCTTCTGAATGTTTGAAATTGTGGTTATATTCTTGGGGTCAAATTGGTCCCACACATTATGTATGTTGCTGTCCTTGATAACAAAAAGGACTGTTATGTCTTCCTTACTGGTGGTTTAATTGTAATGATGttctgtgtaaaaataaaatccttctaaatgtttgaaattgtgtttgtttttcctggggtcaaattgaccccaAACATAACTCGTACTAtccttgataaaataaatgttttctttctaaatgttataaattataaaattctATATTTAgcaatataataaaacaaataaaacatcaaatataCTTTTCCCATTTTAGGTCAATCAGTAAGATTTAATGGTGATTTGCAAATTTGTCCATATAGTCATGCAATGGGTATATTCTGGATGTACTGTATAAAGGGGTGGTGGGGGTGAAGGGTGGATGTCAATTTAAAAGACTATTTAAGTAGTCAACAAAGACTTAAATTACCTGAGCCATAAAcctttgtaatatatatatatatatatatatata encodes:
- the rbbp6 gene encoding E3 ubiquitin-protein ligase RBBP6 isoform X2 encodes the protein MSCVHYKFSSKLNYDTVTFDGLHITLSDLKRQIMGREKLKAADCDLQITNAQTKEEYTDDGALIPKNSSVIIRRIPIGGLKSTSKTYVIDRSEPSGSSKAIDDSSSISLALLSKTANLAETNASEEDKIKAMMSQSNHEYDPIHYAKKLVGPPPPNYTCFRCGKTGHYIRNCPTNGDRSFEAPQRIKKSTGIPRSFMVEVDDPNRKGVMLTNSGIYAIPTIDAEAYAIGKKEKPPFLPQNQSSSSEEEDPVPDELLCLICKDLMTDAVVIPCCGNSYCDECIRTFLLESDEHVCPTCKQSDVSPDALIANKFLRQAVNNFRNETGYTKRIRKATVAAQVAASAQTQASAQRPPLRLASSRQQDPLMANAPSATADSTPPQSTPAAPLSPVSTHQPSSTPPSSSSSTVLSSTAPTVSNYSPVMNSPQHSAKQDDPPPSKEPEVAASVLPSSEPSVPTSSAFPKGFHVPVIRKPNMPQHHMHRQGQPRTSGPRPTGSRPSWDLSTNRGRAPSDRPPRTQPPPVQNLPPVIPPVYVPPALFPPPPHPMPQPPGVVPQQYPIQYPPGQQPPPPFNIPPPVFPPVPPNVTAPWVPPGAQPPIANPIPSMPATPFLSKEEFYRQQRRLKEDSQCRFVTREKSSKLEEFTNDFAKELLEYRKIQKERRRSYSRSKSPYRGSSYSGSSYSYSKSRSRSRSPRSYSRSPSRSRSRSRSRSRSRSYSRSPYSRRGRGRSRSYRSRSRTPTYHRSHSRSPSYRAREMSGMGSGIYRSRSRSPMYRNHSPSKKLPPPSQMEGERKYTGRYRELPPYDAKAYYGRNVDQSDPYERERYREWEREYREWYDKYLKSYDNPPSGQMRGRAPGSRDPYTPERFAPPRPRENSPYGRGRREDYPPPPQSHGVPPRGRVAMTYQEKCAEKYGHLHVNTTGPGRGLNKESLKPIKDREPSGSTATDSKSLKHKKHRKKKRDDGDLFSHSDSMDESRKDDRKGDSMLMNSSRDDATPVRDEPMDSAAVPYKSTPEKEKKERTKSKTDKGKRRSESSGQKKETSGKVSKPAREKESDAPREKVAPTEPAIKRVKDEPSHKSEISKPQSSESKLMLPRKLMQSRPIKHHQELKPIKDELKSKKEVVKDLPKQDKVSDKDGKAPKKEPEKPVKTEERMASKAVDTKQDKKKRRDDKPSAKDLDVPPVKIAKLEVEVAKSSPKPKPRLESERPVEKEKVAIPSLMDIKPEPVRKIKINREIGKRISSVDRPVSAEDSSHATGKSRQDKSRGKFKRKVHVPDGSGSLLVDYTSTSSTGGSPIKKHEEKLDLKKTVVKTLEEYTNDSSTHAEDEIVMIQVPRSKWEKEDYESEDDDSKVANRTDSINISSSAPLGENTAVKSADKESPHAEKVLSASKEADVKPAKDPTSCDKEKDSDKDKDRERERDRGKERDRSSTADREITDKRKPSVPNQERERAQEKGSDQCSERSSSSQLSRDRQADRPEPPSRKPVGRETTTGPSSRKPEHRDDARDHIGSRSKDDRSPIRRRVSPSRVKDLHTDSGRKTLEPPPESKRSPSPSRNKRPSSQNASEPKRTGPEDHKGDWSGSKESQGSRHSDVRPVKDREHRTPHRALTPEPRSDAEKGGVHGDHTKIPSARSTRLSSDLARETDEAAFVPDYSESDSETSDTENKMEQRGRERDSSGSQSPTPSGSHGHSSSPSSPGSQDSKKKKKEKKEKKEKKKHKKHKKHKKHKKHTSNESESELKGQKHKHKKKKSKKSKDKDKDDKEKDESERDEHKAKVSA